A single region of the Alosa alosa isolate M-15738 ecotype Scorff River chromosome 6, AALO_Geno_1.1, whole genome shotgun sequence genome encodes:
- the uts2r5 gene encoding urotensin-2 receptor, with product MNMGTAGRHSTTPWTLENSSLNEFVNASPPVPYAEQSESFNDVFITSLIGTVLTGMFLIGVVGNVYTLVVMNISVRVTGSMYVYIVNLALADLLYLFTIPFVVCTYFAKDWYFGDIGCRIIFSLDFLTMHASIFILTIMSTERYLAVVNPLDTFGRSRSYRRMVTCVVWIVSFLLALPTMIMIDLKSSIDKKGVLKRMCHPTWQISAYKVYLTVLFNTCILAPGLIIGYLYLKLARTYWVSQTTVVTAEGVTSCPKQKVLYMIFSIVLTYWACFLPFWLWQLLSIYYFGNGDLSHRTMVYVNFIVTCLAYSNSCINPFLYTLLTKNYQEYVRDRQKRGMGFRRKLRHSSQRSVSSASHQFTNTMTLTPQNGEPDALSKL from the coding sequence ATGAACATGGGCACAGCGGGACGGCATTCAACTACTCCATGGACTCTGGAAAACTCGTCCTTAAATGAATTTGTCAACGCATCTCCACCCGTCCCTTATGCGGAACAATCTGAATCGTTTAACGATGTTTTCATAACATCTTTAATAGGGACGGTGCTCACTGGGATGTTTTTGATCGGGGTTGTTGGGAATGTGTATACCTTGGTCGTTATGAATATATCTGTCCGAGTGACAGGATCTATGTATGTCTACATCGTCAACCTGGCTCTAGCGGATCTTCTGTATCTCTTTACCATTCCCTTTGTAGTTTGCACATATTTTGCAAAGGACTGGTACTTTGGAGACATTGGATGCCGGATTATTTTCAGTCTGGACTTCCTTACCATGCACGCCAGCATCTTCATTCTGACTATCATGAGTACGGAGAGGTACCTTGCGGTCGTCAACCCCTTGGACACGTTCGGAAGATCCAGGAGTTACAGGCGGATGGTCACCTGTGTGGTGTGGATAGTGTCGTTCCTACTGGCGCTGCCAACTATGATCATGATAGATCTTAAAAGTAGCATCGACAAGAAAGGTGTTCTGAAAAGAATGTGTCATCCAACCTGGCAGATCAGTGCCTACAAAGTCTACCTGACAGTTTTGTTTAACACTTGCATCCTGGCTCCTGGACTCATCATTGGCTATTTGTACCTTAAATTAGCAAGAACTTACTGGGTTTcacagactactgttgtcacaGCTGAAGGTGTGACCAGTTGCCCCAAGCAGAAGGTACTTTATATGATCTTCAGTATTGTTCTAACTTACTGGGCATGCTTCCTACCATTTTGGCTGTGGCAGTTACTCAGTATATACTACTTTGGAAATGGAGACCTCTCTCATAGGACAATGGTATATGTGAACTTCATTGTGACTTGTCTGGCCTACAGTAATAGTTGCATCAACCCATTTCTGTACACACTATTGACAAAGAATTACCAGGAATATGTGAGGGATCGTCAAAAGCGAGGTATGGGATTCAGAAGGAAGTTAAGGCACTCATCACAGAGGTCAGTGTCCTCAGCAAGTCATCAGTTTACCAATACTATGACCCTCACTCCTCAAAATGGTGAGCCAGATGCACTCAGTAAGCTCTGA